Proteins encoded by one window of Arachis ipaensis cultivar K30076 chromosome B04, Araip1.1, whole genome shotgun sequence:
- the LOC107636721 gene encoding uncharacterized protein LOC107636721, giving the protein MNLEGVGDIVRCRAFSVTLAGPAIWWFNALPQESMTAFVDISQKFLAQFTTQIAKVKHLINLLWVMQRAGDPMRKFLDRFNDECLEIDGLTDSAASLCLTNGLLNEDFRKHLTTKPIWTMQEIQNVAREYINDVEVSQVVATNKRQPPNPPAHQAGYVEKPKDVPKEGTSTKPFKPFPRVGKFTNYTPLTAPIVKVYQQIADKDILLKPRQLEDRTSENKSLYCDYQKGFGHKTQDCFDLKDALE; this is encoded by the coding sequence ATGAACTTGGAGGGTGTTGGTGATATTGTTAGGTGTCGTGCTTTCTCAGTAACCCTGGCAGGTCCAGCGATATGGTGGTTTAACGCGCTCCCGCAAGAATCCATGACGGCTTTCGTGGACATCTCACAAAAGTTCTTAGCGCAGTTCACCACGCAGATAGCCAAAGTCAAGCACCTGATCAACTTGTTATGGGTCATGCAGCGTGCTGGCGACCCGATGAGGAAGTTCCTTGATCGGTTCAATGATGAATGTCTAGAGATTGATGGCTTAACAGACTCAGCGGCGAGCCTGTGCCTAACAAACGGCCTGTTGAATGAGGATTTTAGGAAACACCTCACTACTAAACCTATTTGGACCATGCAGGAAATCCAGAATGTGGCGAGGGAGTATATCAATGATGTAGAAGTTAGTCAAGTGGTGGCCACCAATAAGCGGCAGCCACCCAACCCGCCAGCTCATCAAGCCGGGTACGTGGAAAAGCCAAAGGATGTGCCAAAGGAGGGAACGTCTACGAAGCCATTCAAACCATTTCCCCGGGTAGGCAAGTTTACTAACTACACCCCTCTCACGGCACCTATTGTGAAAGTTTACCAACAAATCGCAGATAAAGACATACTTTTGAAACCTCGACAGCTAGAGGATAGGACAAGTGAAAATAAAAGCCTGTACTGTGACTATCAGAAGGGTTTTGGCCACAAAACCCAGGATTGCTTTGATCTGAAGGACGCTTTGGAGTAG
- the LOC107636720 gene encoding uncharacterized protein LOC107636720, translating into MTTIAEALSRLTLSPSNNHNTHQASTSSGLRSQPQPNPKESINTIILRSGTKLYEVSLKPTSVSKKTHNEEIEEEMEVERGEKEDVAREEEDILKVKEPKRKNSLEEPTPVPFPSVAKKAKKHEDFDPNVVKIFKNVELTVHLFQAIQQVLKYAKFLKDVCTHKKKIGELGKNPVNDSISSLIPEKCSDPRPCLVTYVIGGMKFMDCMCDLGACVSIMPLLIYEKLNLSPLKRSRARFVLANKSIVSAVGIAENVLVNIQELLFFVDFHILKTPPIDSDKPSSILLGRPFLKTSRFKLDTFSRSYSFEAEGKVVKFTLEGAKKPTHEAYSIFGCDLIEERVVEPNVGYEEEKVVKEPISWEHTQSKHAKELEIFLLGEVPNVDH; encoded by the coding sequence ATGACAACCATTGCCGAAGCCTTATCCCGTTTGACTCTTTCTCCTTCAAACAATCACAACACCCACCAAGCTTCCACCTCCAGTGGCCTACGTTCTCAACCTCAACCAAACCCCAAGGAAAGCATTAATACTATTATCCTAAGGAGTGGTACCAAATTATATGAAGTTAGTCTTAAGCCTACAAGTGTGAGCAAGAAAACCCACAATGAAGAAATAGAAGAGGAAATGGAGGTGGAAAGAGGTGAGAAGGAGGATGTTGCAAGAGAAGAGGAAGATATATTGAAGGTCAAGGAGCCCAAAAGGAAAAACTCCCTTGAGGAGCCCACACCAGTTCCTTTTCCGTCGGTAGCTAAAAAGGCTAAGAAGCATGAAGACTTTGACCCCAATGTGGTGAAAATCTTCAAGAATGTGGAACTTACCGTCCATCTTTTTCAAGCTATCCAACAAGTTCTAAAGTACGCTAAATTTCTAAAGGATGTTTGCACTCACAAGAAAAAAATTGGTGAGCTAGGTAAGAATCCGGTAAATGACTCTATCTCTTCTCTTATTCCGGAGAAGTGTAGTGATCCTCGTCCTTGCCTAGTAACTTATGTGATTGGTGGGATGAAGTTCATGGATTGtatgtgtgatttgggagcttGTGTGAGCATCATGCCCCTCCTTATCTATGAAAAGTTGAACTTGTCACCATTGAAGCGGTCCAGAGCAAGATTTGTGTTGGCGAACAAAAGTATTGTGTCGGCTGTGGGAATTGCGGAGAATGTCTTGGTAAATATTCAAGAGTTGCTATTTTTTGTGGATTTTCACATTTTGAAGACCCCTCCAATTGATTCGGACAAGCCATCTTCTATCCTTCttgggaggccatttttgaagacATCCCGGTTCAAGTTAGATACATTTTCAAGGTCTTATTCATTTGAAGCCGAAGGGAAAGTGGTGAAGTTCACCTTGGAGGGAGCCAAgaaaccaacccatgaagcatatTCTATCTTTGGTTGTGATCTAATTGAAGAGCGAGTAGTTGAGCCTAATGTGGgatatgaagaagaaaaggttgtCAAGGAGCCTATATCATGGGAGCACACACAATCCAAGCatgccaaggagttggagattttCCTCCTTGGAGAGGTTCCAAATGTTGATCATTGA